The window AATACTGGTCAGGGTGCCGGGGGTCGGCCACAGCAATCGCGCACTGATCAGACTTGGAGCGAGACGCAATGGCGAGACCTTGGCTTGGATTTGCAGCAGCAATGGCTTTGCTTGCCCCGATGCCGCTCGCGGCCGAGCCGGTGCAGGCCGGCGCGCTTTCGCCATCGTTCAAGGCGCAGCTTGATGCGCAATATGACCGGATCATCGCCGATCTCATCCGCATCACCGAAACCCCTGCGCCGCCGTTCAAGGAGCACAAGCGCGCCGAACTTTTTGCGCAGATGCTGCGCGATGCCGGGCTCAAGGATGTCAGCATCGACGAGGAGGGCAATGTCCTCGCTCTTCGCCCCGGACAGACAAATGCGCCCGTGTTCGTCGTCTCGGCCCATCTCGACACCGTGTTTCCCGAAGGCACGCCCATCAAAGTGACACGCGAAGGCGAACGCCTGCTGGCTCCCGGCATTGGTGACGACAGCCTCGGCCTCGCATCGATCCTGGCATGGATCCGAATTCTGGAGGCCAACCGCATCCCGACCCGCCAACCCATCCTGTTTGTCGGCACTGTGGGCGAGGAAGGCGCGGGCGATCTGCGCGGCGTGCGTCACCTCTTCACCAAGGGTGCATGGAAGGGGCGGATCGGCACGTTCCTTTCGGTCGACAATGCTGATGCAGGACGCGTGGTTCACGCAGCTGTCGGCTCACGGCGCTACCGTCTCGGCTTCAAGGGGCCGGACGGCCACTCTTACGGGGCTTTCGGCATCGTCAATCCGATGGCCGCCATGGCCGAGGCTGTGCGCGGGATCTATGCCATCAACGTGCCGGCCGAGCCCAAGACGACCTATGCCGCTACGGTCGTCCATGGCGGAACCTCGGTCAACGCGATCCCCGATCTGGTGACGCTCGAAGTCGACATGCGCTCGGGCGATCCCGCCGCGCTGCGCAAGCTCGAAGACGATGTGTTGGCGGCAGCAGCCGCGGGCGTAGCGTCCGAGAATGCCGCGCGATCGGTGCGGCCCGGTTCGATCAGCCTTGATCCGCAACTGATCGGAGACCGTCCCGCAGGCACAACTCAGCCGGTTCATCCCTTGGTGAGCGATGCGCTCGCAGCCTCGCGCGCGGCGGGCTTTGACGCGCGGCTCGACCAATCCTCGACCGATTCGAACATCCCGATGAGCCTCGGCGTGCCTGCGTTGACAATCGGCACCGGCGCGGGCGGCGGGCGCACTCATAGCGTCGAGGAATATCTCGAAACCGGACGCGAGCGTTTCGTGGCAGGGGTTTCGGTGGGCCTCGCGATCATCCTCGCGCAGACCCAGACGAGCGCACCTTAAGCCCTATTCGGCAGCGACGCGCTGGGCCTTCGGACGGGCTGCCGCGAGGCGCTCGGACAGGCTGGTGCCGCCTGCGGAAGGGGCGGGTTTGAGCGACAGGTTGACGATGGTGGGCGCAGGCTTGGGTGCCGGTTGCGGTTCGGGCGCAGCGTCGGCGACGGGTTCGACGACCCGTTGCGGCGCAGGCGCGGCGTCGGCCGCAGGCTGGGGGGCAACCTCCGCAACGGGCGAAGGGGCAGGTTGCGGCTCCGGTGCCGGTGCGGCGGCAGAGGCAATCTCGGGCGCAGGTGCTTGTTGTTCCTGAGCGTCTTCGCCGGCCGTCGCTTCCAGCAGCTTGGCCGCGACTTCCTCCAGCGAGCCGACCACCAGCAGCGGCTGACCGCCGACGATACCGACGCTGGTCTGGCCGTTCTCAGCCACGCGCAGCCAGGCGACGTTTTCGGCCACCACAAGATAATTGCCGCCGCGCGATTCCAGCTTGATGAACTTCATGACACCGCCGCGCTAGCACGACACGGGTTAAGGAATCGGTCAATGTGCTTGAGGGGTTAGTGCTGCGGCGGCGCGATTTCGTCGATGAGGTCCATCAGCGCGTTCCACGACTGGCGATCGGCGCGCGCATCATAGGCGGGATTGGGTTTCCGGTCCGGCGTGAGCGGGTTGGTGAAGCCGTGCTCCACCCCTGCAAAGGACATCAACTGCCACTGCGCGCCAACGCGGTCCATTTCCTCCCAGAAACCAGTCACATCGGCGCGCGGCACCAGTGTGTCGGCATCGCCGTGGCACACCAGCAGGCGCGGGGCGATGGGCGCGGCGGCGGGCAGGGGGGTGGCAAGCAGGCCGTGGAAGCTAGCCGCCAGCGCCAGATCGGCTCCGTCCCGCGCCAGTTCCAGCACCGCCATTCCGCCCAGACAAAATCCGATCGCAATCATCGGCAGTCCGGGCGCCGCCTGTTCGAGCGCGGCAAGGCTTGCACGCAATCGGCGGCGCATGGCGAGCGGATCGGCGCGCAGCCGCTCCACCGCACCAAAGGCACTGGCGGCATCATGCGGCGCATCGGGGCCGTAGAAATCCGTGACCAATGCCACGCACCCAGCCTGCGCGAGCGCCAGCGCCTTGGCCTCGACCCCCGGCGACGTGTTCATAAAGGTCGGAAACACTGCCACAGCTGCGCGCGGCGAGCCGGAGGGCCGCGCCAGCAATCCGGTTAGCGCGGTGTCTCCATCGGCATAGGCGAGGGGCTGAAGGCTCATTCGACCGGCAGGAAATCCGGCACCGAAAGATAGCGCTCGCCAGTGTCATAGTTGAAGCCGAGCACGCGGCTGCCTGCGGGCAATTCCTTCAGCTTCTTGGCGATGGCGGCGAGGGTCGCACCGCTGGAAATGCCCACCAGCATCCCTTCCTCGCGGGCGGCGCGGCGGGCCATCTCCTTGGCCTCTTCCGCGCCCACGGTGATTGCCCCGTCGATGGCGTTGGTGTGGAGGTTGCCGGGGATGAAGCCAGCGCCGATGCCCTGGATCGGGTGCGGGCCGGGCTGGCCGCCGTTGATCACCGGCGAAAGCTCCGGCTCCACGCCATAGGCCTTGAAGCCTGCCCAGTGCTTCTTCAACTCCTCCGCGCAGCCGGTGAGGTGCCCGCCCGTGCCGACCCCGGTGATCATCACATCGATCGGTGCGTCAGCGAAGTCGGCGAGGATTTCCTGCGCGGTGGTGCGGGCGTGAACGGCCGGGTTGGCGGCATTGTCGAACTGGCTCGGCATCCACGCGCCGGGGGTCTGCTCGACCAGTTCCTGCGCTCGCTCGATCGCACCCTTCATGCCGCGTTCGCGCGGGGTAAGGTCGAAGCTCGCGCCATAGGCCAGCATCAGACGCCGCCGCTCGATCGACATGGATTCGGGCATGACCAGCACCAGCTTGTAGCCCTTGACCGCGGCAACCATCGCAAGGCCGATGCCGGTGTTGCCCGAAGTCGGCTCGACAATCGTGCCGCTCGCCTTGAGCGCGCCGCGCGCCTCTGCATCCTCGACCATCGCGAGCGCGATACGATCCTTGATCGAACCGCCCGGATTGCCCCTTTCGGACTTCACCCAGACTTCGTGATCAGGGAACATCCGCGCAAGGCGAATATGCGGCGTGCTGCCGATGGTGGCGAGAATGGAGTCGGCCTTCATGTCGTTACCTCTCTCTTGAGTTCCTGCGGCTCAAAACTGTTCGCGCGGCGCAATTCGGGGAAATACCACGCCCAGACCAGCGTTACGAGTATCGCACCCGCCCCGCCGAACACAACCGCGCCGGTGGCGCCGAGTATCGCGGCGGCGATGCCGGACTGCATCTCTCCCAATTCGTTCGAGGCCGAGATCGCGAGGCCCGAAATGGCCGAGACACGCCCGCGCTTGTCATCGGGGGTGAAGAGCTGGACCAGCGAACTCCGGATGAACACCGAAATCATGTCCACCGCGCCCATCATCGCAAGGATCGCGAGCGACAGCAGGAAGCTGCGCGAAAAGCCGAAAGCAATGGTGAGCGCACCGAAAGCGGCGACCGCATAGAGCATCTTCATCCCCACCTTGCGCTCCAGCGGACGGAAAGCGAGATACAGGGCAACGCTCGATGCGCCGAGCGCCGGGGCGGCACGCATCAGGCCGAGCCCCTCGGGACCGACAAAGAGGATATCGCGCGCAAACACCGGCAGCAGCGCGGTCGCTCCGGCCAGCAGCACGGCGAACAGATCGAGCGTGATGCAGCCGAGCAGGAAGCGCTCGCGCCAGACATAGACCATTCCCTCGATGATCTGGCGCAGCGGCTTCAGGCGCTGACCGGTATGGTTGGCCTTGATCGGGCGGATGCCGATCACCAGCAGCATCGCACCGCCCAGCATCAGCGCGGACATGGCGTGGGGCAGCCAGTCGTAACGTGCAAATACCAGCCCGCCGACCGCCGGGGCGATGACGCTCGCGGTCTGCCACGCCATCGAGGACATCGCGATCGCGCGCGGCAGCAAGGGGGCAGGCACGATATTGGGTGCAATCGCGCTCATCGCCGGATTGACGAAGACCCGCGCCGCGCCGTGGGCCGCGGCAAGGGTGAAGAGGATCGGCAGATTGAGTGCATCGGCCCAGGTCAGCAGCGCCAGCAACGCGGCGATCAGCCCGTCCAATCCATTGGCAAAGGCGGCGACATAACGCCGGTCAAACCGGTCAGCCGCGAGCCCTGCGACAGGGGTCAGGAGGAACAGCGGGATGAACTGCGCAAGGCCTAGCAGGCCGAGCTGGAACGAGGCCTCGGCCACGCTCATCCCGTAATCCTCGCGCGCCACGTCGTAGAGCTGGTAGCCGATCAGCACCACCATCGACATGGTGGCGAACACGGCGATGAACCGCGCGCACCAGTATCGCCGGAAATCGGCTATCGCGAGGGGGCTGGCGGGTTCCATTGCGCCATGCCCATGGCAGGGACCCGCGCGCCTGCCAAGCAGGGGAAT is drawn from Erythrobacter sp. and contains these coding sequences:
- a CDS encoding M20/M25/M40 family metallo-hydrolase; protein product: MALLAPMPLAAEPVQAGALSPSFKAQLDAQYDRIIADLIRITETPAPPFKEHKRAELFAQMLRDAGLKDVSIDEEGNVLALRPGQTNAPVFVVSAHLDTVFPEGTPIKVTREGERLLAPGIGDDSLGLASILAWIRILEANRIPTRQPILFVGTVGEEGAGDLRGVRHLFTKGAWKGRIGTFLSVDNADAGRVVHAAVGSRRYRLGFKGPDGHSYGAFGIVNPMAAMAEAVRGIYAINVPAEPKTTYAATVVHGGTSVNAIPDLVTLEVDMRSGDPAALRKLEDDVLAAAAAGVASENAARSVRPGSISLDPQLIGDRPAGTTQPVHPLVSDALAASRAAGFDARLDQSSTDSNIPMSLGVPALTIGTGAGGGRTHSVEEYLETGRERFVAGVSVGLAIILAQTQTSAP
- a CDS encoding dienelactone hydrolase family protein, which codes for MSLQPLAYADGDTALTGLLARPSGSPRAAVAVFPTFMNTSPGVEAKALALAQAGCVALVTDFYGPDAPHDAASAFGAVERLRADPLAMRRRLRASLAALEQAAPGLPMIAIGFCLGGMAVLELARDGADLALAASFHGLLATPLPAAAPIAPRLLVCHGDADTLVPRADVTGFWEEMDRVGAQWQLMSFAGVEHGFTNPLTPDRKPNPAYDARADRQSWNALMDLIDEIAPPQH
- the cysK gene encoding cysteine synthase A, with product MKADSILATIGSTPHIRLARMFPDHEVWVKSERGNPGGSIKDRIALAMVEDAEARGALKASGTIVEPTSGNTGIGLAMVAAVKGYKLVLVMPESMSIERRRLMLAYGASFDLTPRERGMKGAIERAQELVEQTPGAWMPSQFDNAANPAVHARTTAQEILADFADAPIDVMITGVGTGGHLTGCAEELKKHWAGFKAYGVEPELSPVINGGQPGPHPIQGIGAGFIPGNLHTNAIDGAITVGAEEAKEMARRAAREEGMLVGISSGATLAAIAKKLKELPAGSRVLGFNYDTGERYLSVPDFLPVE
- a CDS encoding MFS transporter, giving the protein MEPASPLAIADFRRYWCARFIAVFATMSMVVLIGYQLYDVAREDYGMSVAEASFQLGLLGLAQFIPLFLLTPVAGLAADRFDRRYVAAFANGLDGLIAALLALLTWADALNLPILFTLAAAHGAARVFVNPAMSAIAPNIVPAPLLPRAIAMSSMAWQTASVIAPAVGGLVFARYDWLPHAMSALMLGGAMLLVIGIRPIKANHTGQRLKPLRQIIEGMVYVWRERFLLGCITLDLFAVLLAGATALLPVFARDILFVGPEGLGLMRAAPALGASSVALYLAFRPLERKVGMKMLYAVAAFGALTIAFGFSRSFLLSLAILAMMGAVDMISVFIRSSLVQLFTPDDKRGRVSAISGLAISASNELGEMQSGIAAAILGATGAVVFGGAGAILVTLVWAWYFPELRRANSFEPQELKREVTT